Proteins from a single region of Bdellovibrio svalbardensis:
- a CDS encoding DUF366 family protein, producing the protein MESLFIEKKFAYDGSQLRSLFAYLEHGVLGPSIISWQGACDIPFTHMVDGEDLLAKAVIESDEMLHFIIEIFDRDLFAGVALQRMFASIARDYLQKHAAAVLNGQSLMREGDDIYWNDRKLSISIATKSPVSVMVHFAMNVTNEGTPVKTLSLSDLKLNPAKVAEDLMHLFKTEYQDILIATQKVRPVN; encoded by the coding sequence GTGGAATCACTTTTTATTGAAAAGAAATTTGCCTATGACGGCAGTCAGCTTCGCTCTTTGTTTGCCTATCTTGAGCATGGCGTTCTGGGCCCTTCGATCATCTCTTGGCAGGGTGCTTGTGATATTCCGTTTACGCATATGGTGGACGGTGAAGACCTGTTGGCGAAAGCGGTGATTGAAAGCGATGAGATGCTTCATTTTATCATTGAAATTTTCGATCGTGATCTTTTCGCAGGGGTTGCTTTGCAAAGAATGTTTGCTTCGATTGCGCGCGATTATTTGCAAAAACATGCCGCGGCCGTTTTAAATGGTCAGTCCTTGATGCGTGAAGGTGATGATATTTATTGGAATGATCGCAAGCTCAGTATCAGTATTGCGACCAAGTCCCCAGTCTCTGTGATGGTTCATTTTGCCATGAACGTGACCAATGAGGGCACTCCGGTAAAAACGCTCAGTTTATCAGACCTAAAGCTAAATCCTGCAAAAGTGGCCGAAGACCTCATGCATCTATTCAAAACAGAATACCAAGACATCCTCATTGCCACCCAAAAAGTCCGCCCCGTAAACTAG
- the queC gene encoding 7-cyano-7-deazaguanine synthase QueC, whose product MRKSKKVVALLSSGLDSTVNVFEAIKHHHEVVLALTFNYGQRAAVKEIEHSAKIAKHLGIPHKVMDVTWFKDFNKSSLIVEDQAVPTGKDVEIDNLQKSGETAKSVWVPNRNGIFINIAAAYAEALGADAVIPGFNAEEAATFPDNSREFLEQATKSLWYSTANHVTVGCYTAHLNKPDIVRLGQGLKVPWELIWPCYFSGEKWCGECESCQRAKRAFASASINVGHLFKG is encoded by the coding sequence ATGAGAAAATCAAAAAAAGTAGTGGCTCTTCTATCTTCGGGTCTGGACTCGACGGTCAACGTATTTGAAGCGATCAAACATCACCATGAAGTGGTCTTGGCTTTGACTTTCAATTATGGCCAAAGAGCGGCAGTAAAAGAAATCGAACACTCGGCTAAAATTGCTAAGCATCTGGGGATTCCCCACAAGGTCATGGACGTGACCTGGTTTAAGGATTTCAATAAGTCTTCTTTGATTGTCGAAGATCAAGCGGTGCCGACAGGCAAAGATGTGGAAATCGATAATCTTCAAAAATCCGGAGAAACTGCAAAATCGGTCTGGGTTCCTAATCGAAATGGTATTTTTATTAATATCGCCGCGGCCTATGCTGAGGCTTTGGGAGCGGATGCTGTTATCCCTGGATTTAACGCTGAAGAGGCGGCCACCTTTCCGGATAACTCCCGGGAGTTCTTGGAGCAAGCGACAAAGTCTCTTTGGTATTCAACTGCAAATCATGTGACTGTGGGCTGTTATACGGCTCACTTAAATAAGCCTGACATTGTTCGTTTGGGGCAGGGCCTGAAGGTTCCTTGGGAATTGATTTGGCCATGTTATTTCTCTGGCGAAAAATGGTGCGGGGAGTGTGAGTCTTGTCAAAGAGCGAAGCGCGCGTTTGCTTCGGCAAGCATTAATGTTGGCCATCTCTTTAAGGGGTAA